In Leishmania mexicana MHOM/GT/2001/U1103 complete genome, chromosome 7, the sequence gtgtgcgctgtcgcctTCCGCTcttcacccctctcccccttccttgtcttctttcctccctccctccttttttgtctgtttcttctcttctcgctTCACCGTCTCGCTCCCACACACGACACACCGgatcctcttcctcctctccacctgTTCTCTCGCTCCTCTTGTCCTGCACGTCCTGTGTgtcggtctctctctctctccacccacCACCCTTCTTGGTCTTGCCCCAATTTAGTGAAGCGTAGGCTGGCACCTTgccagtgcgtgtgtgtgtgtgtggcgtggTTGATTGCGCACTGTTCACACTCCCTTTCGCGCCCCACCCGCCTTGTACCTTCCAACTCTTCCATTCACCCTTTTTCTCACTCCGcacttctctcctcctctcctgttccctacccccacccccgcagttgctgctggcggtgttGGATCTCCGATAGGGCTTGTCGTgtcccgctctctctctcgtacCCCTCTGTAATCTAACGACTTTTTCCATTCTTGTGACCTTCCCTCTTCGCCCCacccgcagccgcctctTCAACCCAGCcaatctctctctcctgttcTGACGCGAGGCAAGGGTGAGACCAGGGTGGGGGGGGTTCAGTCATAGCGGCACGCACAGGACCCCCCCCCTACACACGGTACACCGTATCGGGAATTCGTTAATCGGCGGTCGCCGTCTTAGGAGAATCATTGGAGAAGACTACGTTGGAcgcgtggcgtgtgtgtgttgtagCGACCTCTTTCTTCGTTTTGCTATGCCATCCTCTGCGGCATCGTCACCCACACCAGGCGGCGCGCACCTCGATGCTTGTAGTGCTGAGCCCGCAGCCgtttcctcctcgtcaccTACATCCTCCTCTAGTAGTGCGGGTTTCTCCCAGTGGTGGCAGCGTCTCTACTCTGCCCACACCTTCGCAGAGGGGCTGCGCGTGGTATTTGAAGTGGTGCCGCTGTGGGTGCCGGTCGCCGGCGTGATCACGACTGCAGGCACGTACTATGTCACCTTCCGCGTGCGTCTCTTTCTCGCGCAGTGGCGTATCGCcgagcgtcgccgcgctgAGCGCAAGTACGAGCTACTTGACAATCTGCGCGGGATGAAAATCGTCCCGGTTGGAGCGGTCCACGCActcggcgacgacgacgacgacgatgacgacgatgaagacgaggaagaggacgagacggcggtgtcgcGGCGCGACGTGGATGAGTTCCGCAGCAGCCTCGGTATTCGTCTACCCCGCGATGAGGATTTGATGGCTATTGTCGAGCGCATGCTCATGTCAGACACGCTGCCGGATGGGTGGGTGCTCTACCGCACGAGTGCTGGCATCGTTCGCTTCATGAACTTGAACACACAGGagctcttctttttcccgCCTAACAAGCGCAAGGAGAAGGCCCTCATCGAGTCCGAGCTGAAGAAGCGCAACCGTGAAGCCATGGAGAGTAGGTACAACTTCTCGTACGAGGATGAGGGCATGAACTCgagctccctctctccttctcgctCCGACACGCAGAATTTTGAGACGTCGCACCGCTCTGCTCGCGAGGACGGTGGAACGGCAGAAGGGAGCGCTTCTCCAATCGATttcgacgacggcgctggcgcagagGACCCGAATGACGGCCTCAGTAGCACCTTCCGCCGCGTATTCAGCTACTTCCTGGAGCGTGAGCAGAAGAAGATCGAGCAAGGTGTCGCCCTGGCGCGGTCGTCGCGCGAAGGCTCGGTGCTCTGTGGCCCGTCGGCAGGCTCCTCCGGCGCTTTTTTgagcggtggtggtagtggccAAGGaagtggcagcggtgctggggGTGCCTCTGGCGCCGCAGGTGGCGGCCACGATGGGGCCACTGCATCCCACCGCACGAGCGCCTCTATGACGTACCGTGTGGTGTCCTCGAGCTCCATTCACGGCGGGCGTGTTGGGAACAAttagaggaggaggaggagggggagggatggtgCGCTCCCGTCTTCTTCGTCATTCTCCTCTCATAGtgcccgcctccccctcccctcccccctcccacatCGTTTCAATGGAGTGGACCGTGCTGCTCGGCAAGCAGGACGGAAgagggaaaaaagggaggtGTGGTCGAACAGCAGACGACTTAGCCGTACACAGGTGCTGACATGACGCGCGTTGTTGATAAGGCAGTCGAGTGTTTATTTCTTCGTttgccccccttctccccctccgttTTGCTACCTTGAAAACCAGTGGCTactcctctccccttcccttcccctatcttcctctctcccctccgctttcctctgtctgtctgccgGTGTGACCGTCTGGGTCGCATGTATGCGTTGTGTATGGGTCAGTTTTTTTAtatttttgtgtgtgtgtgtgtggtaaAGAGGAGTGCGGGagaggtgcgtgcgtgggtgagggggggggagcagaggagggagggatcAGACTTGCATctgttctctcctctccttctttccttctctccttctctccatccccaccccccacttTTGCCGGTTGGGTGTCTTTCTCCTTTTTCGGAATTTCTTTTTtcgttggtgtgtgtgtgtgtgtgtgcgatgggggcgggggaggggctggGAGAGATGAGGGtaggggagaaggagaagtgGTGGGGGAAAGGAGGATAGGAGGGGGTGGGTCAGCAGCGTGAAAGCAAATGAGACGTAGAAACAGTTGCCCTCTCGTGCTGCCACAGTGAGGTGTACCCTCAAGAGTTGCGgtgcccttctctctgtcttcctCAGTGGTCTGCGTTGTGGTCTCTtttcgcccctcctcccctcccttccctcaccctcccctgCGCCCTTCTGCTTCACGCTCTGTATTCCTTCGACgcatgtgtgtctctctctttccctgtGTTCTCTGCCGTTGTGCAAACACCGCgaggggaagaagaaagaggagtctgagagagggaggaggaggatgggtGATGGGGTGAGaaagggtgggaggggggcgggggcatGAGAGATGATGCAAGAGCCGAATGCCTGGGGTAGGGGTTTCACCTGCTTGTTGCTGCACACATTTCTTGCACAAGCATCTTCTCCTCCTCAGTCTCGTGCTCCACTgctcttttctttgttgttgttgtcgctCGACTTCgccttctttctctctgtgtgtttcTCTTCTCGACGTGAGCGGTGCGGTCGATGATACTGGAAGgcgctgctactgctgctgcggaatGTGTGGATACGCGTGCGTATGTGGACGATGGACTACCGCTGCGACTCACTCGCCTCTTTGCATTCTTGCTCTCCCTTCTTCAGCCCTCGTTGctcgcgcatgtgtgtgtgcgtgggtgcctTTGCTTGCCTATAGGtcggctctctctcgctctctatCCGCGCAAGCACGCTTGTGTATCTTCTTCCCCTTTTTGCATCGAACCCGTCATCATCTCTCACTCGGGGAGCGCCAGCCAaccgccacccctccccaccaccacctccgtcttcctcctcctctttttctccGGTGACACTGCGTCTCCGCCGCACTTGCCATCGGCGTCGCTTCGGTTTCGATCCCTTCTCCGCGTGTAACGGGGCAGCTCTAgcactgcacacacacgaacaaaAAAtcaacgaaaaaaaagggcaagAGAGCAAAGGAAAAGTGCGTATTCGAACAGTGCGGTGGCTGCGATCCGGAAGACGAGTGGCCGCAGGGGAAGGccgaggggggcgggggggtTGTGGTGGACTTGACGAGCGGTGGCGAAACGGGGCAAGTCGCTACGCGTCCGTGCTCTCATCTTTTTCACTTATTTTCTGCACCTCTGCTGATGCGCTTTCCCACGATGCCAGTATTCCCATCTGTTTCTGCCCTGCTTGCGCTTGCGCACACGCCTCTGGGCATGGCTGTGGGCTCATCTCCTATGGCaaacctccctccctctctcatgTATTCGCTTCTCTTGGCCTGTGTGCACATCTCCTTTTCCCTTTGCCGCActcacacgcgcgcgccttcaTTACCGCGTTGCTCCCCGCCTTCGCATTCTCGTTTTTCTTTGGTTGTACTCACGTGTACGCCTGGGTCCTTGCGCCTCTTctgctcccctcctccccagcACATCACGACGAGCAGAAAGAAAAAGCATGCCCGGCAAGGAAGTGAAGAAGGCGACGCAGCCCGTGAAGGCCGCGTCTCCGTACAAGACGCCCGCTGTTGCGTCGCATTTCGCGGCCCGCCCGAAGAACTTCGGCATTGGCCAGGATGTGCCGTACGCGCGTGACCTGTCCCGCTTCATGCGGTGGCCGACGTTCGTGACGATGCAGCGCAAGAagcgggtgctgcagcgccgcctgaaggtgccgccggcgctgaacCAGTTCACGAAGGTGCTGGACCGCGCGAGCCGAAACGAGACGCTGAAGCTGATTAAGAAGTACGCGCCGGAGACCCGCAAGGCccgccgcgagcgcctgcACAAGGTTGCcgaggagaagaaggagaACCCGAAGAAGACGGTGTCGACGAAGGCTCCCCTGGCTGTTGTGACCGGTCTGCAGGAGGTGACGCGCGCGATCGAGAAGAAGCAGGCCCGCATGGTTGTGATCGCGAACAACGTGGACCCTGTGGAGCTCGTGCTGTGGATGCCGAACCTGTGCCGCGCGAACAAGATCCCGTACGCCATCGTGAAGGACATGGCGCGCCTTGGCGACGCGATCGGGAGGAAGACGGCGACGTGCGTTGCGATCACCGACGTGAACGCCGAGGATGAGGCGACGCTGAAGAACCTGATCCGCTCCGTGAACGCTCGCTTCCTGTCTCGCTCGGACGTGATCCGCCGCCAGTGGGGTGGTCTGCAGCTGTCTCTGCGATCtcgcgcggagctgcgcaagaagCACGCCCGCAACGCTGGTGTGGACGCCGCGGCCATCGTTCAGTAAGGCGCTGTGCTGTCTCGGACGCGGT encodes:
- a CDS encoding putative 60S ribosomal protein L7a, with the translated sequence MPGKEVKKATQPVKAASPYKTPAVASHFAARPKNFGIGQDVPYARDLSRFMRWPTFVTMQRKKRVLQRRLKVPPALNQFTKVLDRASRNETLKLIKKYAPETRKARRERLHKVAEEKKENPKKTVSTKAPLAVVTGLQEVTRAIEKKQARMVVIANNVDPVELVLWMPNLCRANKIPYAIVKDMARLGDAIGRKTATCVAITDVNAEDEATLKNLIRSVNARFLSRSDVIRRQWGGLQLSLRSRAELRKKHARNAGVDAAAIVQ